Proteins encoded in a region of the Devosia sp. RR2S18 genome:
- a CDS encoding exopolysaccharide biosynthesis protein has protein sequence MTLSKGRIAGSMNRTPLDRHLFRISNVLARNLAGDEPRLTFAELIEELGTQSHMVVILFFCALNMLPGPPGFGGTIAITIFVLALTMVLGQPIRLPRFIGERRVPRRMLQRTLKRLKNFSRQFGRVSRPRLEFAAAEASTKPLGIIIMLMCLPMVVPIPFMNAIPNVGLTIMCLSRLNHDGALMGAGFVVGVIGVIIDLAVIITLVTLAMNAGSFF, from the coding sequence ATGACACTGTCCAAGGGCAGAATAGCTGGGTCGATGAATCGCACGCCGCTCGACCGGCACCTCTTCCGCATTTCCAACGTGCTGGCGCGAAACCTCGCCGGTGACGAGCCACGTCTCACCTTTGCGGAATTAATCGAGGAACTGGGCACCCAATCGCACATGGTGGTGATCCTATTTTTCTGCGCGCTCAACATGTTGCCCGGGCCTCCCGGATTTGGCGGCACTATCGCCATCACCATCTTCGTCCTGGCGCTGACCATGGTGCTGGGCCAGCCCATCCGGTTGCCCCGCTTTATCGGCGAGCGACGGGTGCCGCGCCGAATGTTGCAACGCACGCTCAAGCGCCTGAAAAATTTCTCGCGTCAGTTCGGGCGCGTCTCCCGCCCCCGACTAGAATTTGCCGCCGCCGAGGCATCCACCAAGCCGCTTGGCATCATCATCATGCTGATGTGCTTGCCCATGGTGGTGCCGATCCCATTTATGAATGCCATTCCCAATGTGGGCCTGACCATTATGTGCCTGTCGCGCCTCAACCATGATGGAGCGCTGATGGGGGCGGGATTTGTGGTGGGCGTGATTGGCGTGATCATCGACCTGGCTGTCATCATTACCCTTGTGACCCTGGCGATGAACGCCGGCAGCTTCTTCTAG
- a CDS encoding biotin transporter BioY produces the protein MAVTLTTPNTLLGLVQPKSDAAKLGASLATVVLGSLLITIAAKINVPVWPVPVTLQSFAIAGLAAAFGLRIGLATVALYLTQGALGLPVFATGGSLLYLAGPTGGFLLGFLAMAAIIGWAADRGATARLPMLFAVMFAGSVVLYGFGFAWLLALSGQAGWVDQNNVVASAFAGAVQPFIVWDLLKMALAALTVTGAWNLFARR, from the coding sequence ATGGCTGTGACTTTGACCACGCCCAACACGCTCCTTGGCCTTGTTCAGCCCAAGAGTGATGCAGCCAAACTGGGCGCGAGCCTTGCTACGGTGGTGCTCGGCTCACTGCTGATCACGATTGCGGCAAAGATCAACGTGCCGGTCTGGCCGGTGCCGGTGACCCTGCAGAGCTTTGCCATTGCCGGGCTGGCAGCAGCCTTTGGCCTGCGGATTGGCCTTGCCACCGTTGCGCTTTACCTGACCCAGGGTGCTCTCGGGCTACCCGTCTTCGCCACCGGCGGCAGCCTGCTTTATCTTGCTGGCCCAACGGGCGGCTTCCTGCTCGGCTTCCTCGCCATGGCCGCTATCATCGGCTGGGCTGCGGACCGCGGTGCCACCGCCCGCCTGCCGATGCTGTTTGCGGTGATGTTTGCGGGTAGCGTGGTGCTCTATGGCTTCGGCTTTGCCTGGCTCCTGGCCCTTTCGGGACAGGCCGGCTGGGTTGACCAGAACAATGTGGTCGCCTCCGCCTTTGCCGGCGCCGTGCAGCCCTTCATCGTCTGGGATCTTCTTAAAATGGCCCTGGCGGCGCTGACCGTCACCGGAGCCTGGAACCTTTTCGCCCGCCGCTAA
- a CDS encoding MBL fold metallo-hydrolase — MASPAPAPVFDTDFYPQTGTAVAVQPGLVRITAPNASAYTFTGTNSFLVGHEKVAIIDPGPEDASHLEALRRAIGGREVASIILTHTHRDHSALARTAAAAFDAPLWFGGPHRLARPLQRWERNPIHRSGDWGLRPDRTLHDGEAIIAGDMEITVHATPGHCANHLAFGWDDMLLSGDHVMGWNSTLVSVPDGSMADYFASLDKVIALPNRRYHPAHGGPIGDGPAHARALKAHRERRNAQILQAVEHGARSIGAVVKSIYPAQSLPVRMAARMTIAAHLEYLGALGLLRLRRSPFGMRIGR, encoded by the coding sequence ATGGCATCGCCCGCCCCTGCCCCCGTATTCGACACCGACTTTTATCCCCAGACGGGCACCGCAGTTGCGGTGCAGCCGGGACTGGTCCGCATCACCGCCCCCAATGCCAGCGCCTACACCTTCACGGGCACCAACAGCTTTCTTGTCGGGCACGAGAAGGTTGCCATCATCGACCCCGGCCCCGAGGACGCCAGCCATCTTGAGGCCCTTCGGCGAGCCATCGGCGGTCGGGAAGTCGCCAGCATCATTCTCACCCACACCCATCGCGATCACAGCGCCCTGGCCCGAACGGCCGCCGCCGCGTTCGATGCTCCGCTCTGGTTTGGTGGACCGCACAGGCTAGCGCGCCCACTGCAGCGATGGGAACGCAATCCGATCCATCGGTCAGGCGATTGGGGTCTCCGGCCGGACCGGACTCTTCACGATGGCGAGGCGATCATTGCCGGGGACATGGAGATCACTGTTCATGCAACGCCAGGACACTGCGCCAACCACCTGGCATTTGGCTGGGACGACATGCTGCTCAGCGGCGATCACGTGATGGGCTGGAACTCCACCCTGGTCTCGGTGCCCGATGGGTCCATGGCGGACTATTTCGCTTCGCTCGACAAAGTCATCGCCCTCCCCAACCGGCGCTATCATCCAGCCCATGGCGGACCAATCGGCGACGGACCCGCTCACGCCCGTGCTCTCAAGGCCCACCGGGAACGTCGCAATGCGCAGATCCTCCAAGCAGTCGAGCACGGCGCCCGCAGCATCGGCGCCGTGGTGAAGTCGATCTACCCTGCCCAATCCCTGCCCGTGCGCATGGCGGCCCGCATGACGATCGCGGCACATCTCGAATATCTGGGGGCGCTGGGGCTGTTACGTTTACGCCGTAGCCCCTTCGGGATGCGCATCGGCCGCTAG
- a CDS encoding DUF1499 domain-containing protein, whose protein sequence is MRILIKTSKWAIWAQRLGSLAVPLVIIPVLLHRQRLMTSDIFIPAALLAGAVAALAVLWGLIALVHIWRSGDLGWGKALGGLFLGLLCLLPYGWFGSLAMRYPPVTDIATAERRIMPLVFEPGTVAMPSPQVLPATLRAQVFPNVETRRYPLGVAQTYALVEQMIAERGWDVRLVSPSGEPDAARINAQIMTMLGWREEAVLRVEGSATESTVDMRSVSLHAVHDFGSNGTRIEEFLVALDDQVTTLLRDTPESDLPPEPEPD, encoded by the coding sequence TTGCGCATTCTGATCAAGACTTCGAAATGGGCCATTTGGGCGCAGCGGCTGGGCAGCCTGGCCGTGCCGTTGGTGATCATCCCGGTTTTGCTGCACCGGCAGCGTCTGATGACCAGCGACATCTTCATTCCAGCAGCCCTGCTTGCCGGAGCGGTGGCGGCGCTCGCCGTCCTTTGGGGCCTCATTGCCCTCGTCCATATCTGGCGCTCGGGTGATCTGGGGTGGGGCAAGGCGCTTGGTGGGCTGTTTCTGGGCCTTTTATGTCTATTGCCCTATGGCTGGTTCGGCAGCCTGGCCATGCGCTATCCGCCCGTGACCGATATCGCCACGGCAGAGCGCCGGATCATGCCTTTGGTGTTTGAGCCTGGCACAGTTGCCATGCCGTCCCCACAGGTGCTGCCCGCAACCTTGCGCGCGCAGGTTTTCCCAAATGTTGAAACGCGTCGCTATCCCCTGGGTGTGGCCCAGACCTATGCTCTGGTGGAGCAGATGATTGCCGAGCGCGGTTGGGACGTACGCCTGGTCAGCCCTTCCGGGGAGCCGGATGCAGCACGCATCAACGCGCAGATCATGACCATGCTGGGCTGGCGTGAGGAGGCCGTGCTGCGGGTCGAAGGCAGCGCAACCGAGTCGACGGTGGACATGCGCTCGGTGTCGCTGCACGCGGTACATGATTTCGGGAGCAATGGTACGCGCATCGAAGAGTTTTTGGTGGCGCTCGACGATCAGGTCACCACCTTGCTGCGCGACACACCTGAATCAGACCTGCCGCCTGAGCCGGAACCCGACTAG
- the pdxH gene encoding pyridoxamine 5'-phosphate oxidase: protein MLQTLTERLFDDGDRSDLDPYAVFEEWFALAKEAEPNDPHAMALASVDEAGLPDVRMVLLNARDARGFCFFTNFESEKGRQLLAHPKAAMVMHWKSLRRQVRMRGPVEVVRPEEADAYFSSRPPGSRIASTASAQSRPLESKQVLLDRVEALTQSVREGEALRPPHWSGFRLMPTSIEFWKDGQFRLHDRVRFTREGDGWTSTRLYP, encoded by the coding sequence ATGCTGCAGACCCTCACCGAACGTCTGTTCGACGATGGAGATCGTTCCGACCTCGACCCCTATGCCGTGTTCGAGGAATGGTTTGCGCTGGCGAAAGAAGCCGAGCCGAACGATCCTCACGCCATGGCGCTGGCGAGTGTCGACGAAGCGGGGCTGCCCGATGTGCGCATGGTGCTGCTCAATGCGCGCGATGCCCGTGGCTTCTGCTTTTTCACCAATTTCGAAAGCGAGAAAGGGCGCCAATTGCTGGCTCACCCAAAAGCGGCGATGGTGATGCACTGGAAGTCGCTGCGGCGGCAGGTACGCATGCGCGGGCCCGTGGAAGTGGTGAGGCCCGAGGAGGCTGATGCCTATTTCTCCAGCCGCCCGCCCGGGAGCCGCATCGCGTCAACGGCTTCGGCGCAGTCGCGGCCACTCGAGAGCAAGCAGGTGCTGCTGGACCGAGTGGAGGCGCTGACCCAGTCGGTGAGGGAGGGCGAGGCCCTGCGCCCGCCGCACTGGTCGGGGTTCCGGTTGATGCCAACCAGCATCGAGTTCTGGAAGGACGGCCAGTTCCGCCTCCATGACCGGGTCCGCTTCACCCGCGAGGGTGACGGCTGGACGAGCACCCGGCTCTACCCTTGA
- a CDS encoding DnaJ C-terminal domain-containing protein encodes MRDPYAVLGVSRSASEKDIKSAYRKLAKKYHPDQNPDDPTAHAKFAEATNAYDLLNDKAKRAQFDRGEIDADGNPKFAGFGAGGFGGGAAHGARSTQGGFSAEDILKEFMSGFGGQPRGGGGPGRGPTGGGQWDPFAGTATGTGGRGSMKGDDIVVNATISLEDAHKRASIPVRMPSGKVLSVKLPDKVEEGQQIRLKGQGSPSPFGEDGDALVTIRFEKNKQFRRDGADLRTDVSITLYEAVLGAKVRVPTLDGSVELNLPPGVDTSKALRLKGKGLYGNGDLYVNLRVVLPAGGDPDLEALARFMRDQKPYSVRD; translated from the coding sequence ATGCGCGATCCATATGCCGTGCTCGGGGTATCCCGTTCGGCCAGCGAAAAGGATATCAAGTCCGCCTACCGCAAGCTGGCTAAGAAGTATCACCCCGACCAGAACCCAGATGATCCCACCGCCCACGCGAAATTTGCGGAGGCGACCAATGCCTATGACCTGCTCAACGACAAGGCCAAGCGCGCCCAGTTTGATCGGGGCGAGATAGATGCCGACGGCAACCCCAAATTCGCCGGTTTTGGTGCTGGTGGGTTCGGTGGCGGTGCCGCCCATGGCGCCCGCTCGACGCAGGGCGGTTTTTCCGCCGAGGACATCCTCAAGGAGTTCATGAGCGGCTTTGGCGGGCAGCCGCGCGGCGGCGGTGGCCCCGGCCGAGGGCCGACCGGTGGGGGCCAATGGGACCCCTTCGCCGGGACTGCTACCGGAACGGGTGGACGCGGGAGCATGAAAGGCGACGACATCGTCGTCAACGCCACCATTTCGCTCGAAGACGCGCACAAGCGCGCTTCGATTCCCGTGCGCATGCCCTCGGGCAAGGTGCTCTCGGTCAAGCTCCCCGACAAGGTCGAGGAGGGCCAGCAGATCCGCCTCAAGGGCCAGGGATCGCCCAGCCCCTTTGGGGAAGATGGCGATGCCCTCGTCACCATTCGCTTCGAAAAGAACAAGCAGTTCCGCCGCGACGGTGCCGATCTGCGCACCGATGTGTCGATTACCCTCTATGAAGCGGTGCTCGGGGCCAAGGTACGCGTGCCGACGCTGGATGGTTCGGTGGAGCTCAACCTGCCGCCGGGCGTCGATACCAGCAAGGCGCTCCGCCTCAAGGGCAAGGGCCTTTATGGCAACGGTGATCTCTACGTAAACCTGCGCGTGGTGCTGCCCGCGGGCGGCGATCCGGACCTCGAGGCATTGGCCCGCTTCATGCGGGATCAAAAGCCCTACAGCGTCCGCGACTAG
- a CDS encoding L-threonylcarbamoyladenylate synthase, which translates to MNASQTPDEPKTVAAAAQIIASGRLCAFPTETVYGLGADATNADAVLAIYEIKGRPRFNPLIIHCASVEMAERLAVFSPLARKVAELWPGPLTLVLPARPDNGLPDVATAGLDTVALRIPDHKLALELIEAVGKPLAAPSANPSGRLSPTTAYQVRLGFGGRVPVLDGGACRAGVESTIIRVEGDRLVQLRAGAISREDMELALGVRVEQVEKDGEIVAPGMLVSHYAPAALVRLNVTEPGPGDAYLAFGPTPKFPGPMRNLSPSADLREAAQNLFAMLHELDADGARTIAVAPIPAEGLGEAINDRLERAAAPRP; encoded by the coding sequence ATGAACGCTTCCCAAACGCCAGATGAACCGAAAACAGTTGCAGCAGCAGCCCAGATCATTGCCTCGGGGCGGCTTTGCGCCTTCCCCACCGAGACTGTCTATGGGCTGGGTGCCGATGCCACCAATGCCGATGCGGTTCTGGCGATCTACGAGATCAAGGGGCGACCGCGGTTCAATCCACTGATCATCCACTGCGCCAGCGTAGAGATGGCAGAGCGACTGGCGGTGTTTTCGCCGCTGGCCCGAAAAGTCGCCGAGCTTTGGCCCGGACCACTAACACTGGTGCTCCCGGCTAGGCCCGACAATGGCTTGCCCGATGTGGCGACGGCGGGCCTCGACACCGTGGCGCTCCGTATCCCTGACCATAAGCTGGCGCTGGAGCTGATCGAGGCTGTTGGCAAGCCACTGGCCGCTCCCTCCGCCAACCCGTCCGGCCGGCTTTCGCCGACCACCGCCTACCAGGTGCGGCTGGGCTTTGGTGGGCGCGTGCCGGTGCTCGATGGCGGGGCATGCCGGGCGGGGGTGGAATCGACCATCATCCGCGTGGAGGGCGATCGGCTGGTGCAGTTGCGGGCCGGGGCAATTTCACGCGAGGACATGGAGCTGGCGCTCGGCGTACGGGTCGAGCAGGTCGAAAAGGATGGGGAAATCGTGGCGCCAGGGATGTTGGTAAGCCACTACGCTCCCGCCGCGCTGGTGCGGCTTAACGTGACCGAGCCGGGGCCGGGCGACGCTTATCTGGCCTTCGGGCCCACGCCGAAATTCCCTGGGCCGATGCGCAATCTCTCGCCCAGCGCGGATCTGCGCGAGGCCGCGCAGAACCTCTTTGCCATGCTGCACGAACTCGATGCCGACGGGGCCCGGACGATTGCCGTCGCTCCCATTCCGGCAGAAGGGTTGGGCGAGGCGATCAACGACCGGCTGGAGCGGGCAGCGGCGCCCCGGCCCTGA